TATATGACCATTGGGTCCTCtatattgaaaagacaaaaaattcgATGGAAATATCGATACTCATCGTTTATACCTAGCACTATCTATGTTTATGAAGTTTTGTTATTTCATAGGAGCTGAAGCAGAATATCTTAGATTTCTAGTTGCTGGCTCTTCTATCGATTGAAGATCTGGGAAACCGAGTTTAGTTCTGTGATTGATGCTGCAGGTATTTTGTTCAACTTCATGGTGAGAGCGGCTGGATTATATGCATATTGTGGAGCAGGTAACCCGAGTAGTTATGTTATTTTCTTAGATAAGCTGAGCTCAATTTCTTACATACTAATATACTATGTTTATGTTACAACACTTACATTATTTTGCTAGAACTAAAACAGAAATATACCATGTTTATGTTACAACACTTACATTATTTTGCTAGAtctaaaacagaaaaatcatAAGTATTTCATTCCGTAAGTGCATTGTTTCAACTCCACCAAATCTATCGGCAGTTTTTCGGCCGGAAAGTCACAGGCCGTGATTTTCTCTGGTCCTTGGTCAGGTAACAGGTCACACGGTCGAGGAGTCACACCACTAGTTATCCCTGCAACATCAGTGCAAGTCCATGGCACCTTCTTGGCTTTTGCTGCCATTCCAATTGTTGTATTAGCAATGCAGATACCTGTAAATGGGTCTCCGGAAATGCCTTCCAGTCTAGCAGCCATTGACACATTTTCTGCTACAACATCCCTGTAATTAATCCCCTGAATTACCGGCAATGCGTTTGGATCGTAGTGATTATCAGCATGTGATCCATAATTGCCAGTCATCCAGAAGACCCATTTCATGGTATGCAATTTCATTCCTCTCACATATATATCTTTCACATAGGCTCCTCTCCCTATGGCAGTCTTGATCCTTACCCCAGATTCTGTATGGATGGCTGTGATGTCTTCTGCTCTCACATCTTGTATTCCCCCTGACATCTCACTGCCTAATGCTATGGTCGCACTGTATGGTGAAATGCATGTCAGCCGTCTGATTATCAATTGTTTTGTGGGCATCCCAAATGCAATACCGTACTCGTCCCAACCACTCTTTACTGCTACACAGTCGTCTCCAGATACAATGTAGCAGTCCTCAATTCTTGTATTGGTGCAAgaatctaatttcaaaataaaaacccAATTAAAACACTTTGAGATTGAAAAGTTTATAAATGCCCATCAGTCGGTTGAACACGAATATGAGAAACAAACCTGGGTTGATGCCATCTGTGTTAGGAGATGTTATTGGAGCAATTATGGTGATGCCTTGGATAAGAATATCTCTGCAATTCATATTTCAAATGTGAACTTTGATGATGCATTTTACTGAGCCATAGGATGTTTAAGAGGatgtatatgtataaatttataatataccTGCTGTAAACAGGATGAACATTCCATGAGGGGGAATTTAGAAGCACCAGATTTGAAATTTGGATGTTATCTGAGAACATGAGTTCAATTAGGTAAGGTCTTGTGTACTTTAGCTTGCTCTTATGGAATTGCTGCCACCAGAATGCACCCTGGCCGTCGATTGTGCCATTGTCCCCTGATACAAAACAGCGCTTTGTTTGTAAGATTCAAATAGAAAACATGATAATTTGGCACCCAGTAGAGCTCTAAAGTTTCCAGTTACCTGTAATAATAATATCAGTGAGATTTGTTCCAAATATAAGACTCATAAACCTTCCAGCTGGTGCATCCCGTCCTCGACCGTACGATGGCAGAGGTTTCAGCACAGGCCATTCAGTCATATCCTGAACCCAGTAAAGAAGAAacatttttaattagataacagtaaaaaaaatggttttggGGTTGGAATTTTTGACAAAGTGAAACCTGTGATCCAAGAATGACAGCATCCCTGTGAAGATAGAGAGTGAAGTGACTGATAACATTAAAGCTGCCGGTTAACCATTTTCCGGCAGGAACATAGAGCTGAGCTCCGCCGTCTGATGCATACCGACTCAGTTGATCGATTGCATCATGAAATGCCTTAGTGTTCGAAGTTTTGCCATCACCAACTCCTCCAAAATCAGTTATTGATGCACTGTGCGCTCTGCAACTTATGGCACTGTACTCGAACGAGTCCAGTACCTTAACTTTTCTGCCTTCACCGCCAATCGGGCTCAGTAATGCCACCACAACAAGAAGGTGCAGTATCTTCATTGCCTGTAAATCAATCAAAGAAAGTATAAGTTAAAAATGACAACCCAAGTTGGTTAAAATGGACATCTTCTAAAGCAACCTCGATCTATCAAAGATGTACATTTGAAAAGGTAGGTTCAGTGGATTTTAGTGAAaactggagaagaagaaaagaaaaaagaaatggagTGAAGAGTATTACTTGAGCTCTCTTGAAACTTATCCATGAAAACTCCATTGTCTGGAAAGAAAGTTGCTAATTTGTTTTGTGGTATTGCAGAAAGAAATGTAGATACAAATATATAGACTGACAGGATGAAGTTACACTATCAAGTCTCAGTCCGTGGCTACACCTTTTAAGCTACTATTGTCCTTCTTTAAAGCAAAGTAATGCCTTGGTGTCAATTTAATGCGTGTCAATTTCTTTATCACCTCCCTGTAATTACCATTGTCTCTGTCAAACTTACCACTCTTACTGTTGCATACATTCCCTgtaatttttattcaacattTCAAACATCTGCTTCATCCCAACTAATTAATTGCCAACGGTATCTCTTTCTATACAAGTTAAGTGGTAGAATGCTTGTTTCTCCACCGGACTTCAAGCAGAGTTCATGGATTTTTGCTTAGTTAAAAAGCAACTGAAGTCAGCAATCCGAAAGCCATAGCTGTAATCTATTCTACGGGCTGCATTTCTACAAACAGGAGCTCGTGAGTGTCAGTCAGAGAGCGGTTGTTGAAATTTGGCCTTGTCAGTTTGAAAGCAGTTAGTGAACCCCACCACTTTCACTTTCTCGATATTGTCATCTATAATCATCATCTCGTGAACCTTCCCACGCCTCACGCCACTATCGCCGCCCCACTTCACGGGTAAGAAAAAACTGATAATGGTGGGAccttttcatcatttttatacCTATCCTTGGGAATATTCTTTGGAGTTCATCCAATCAATGAGtggaaaaattttataagcaaaGATTGGATAATGGTGGCGCCATTACCACCGCAAGTTCTTGTACATTCATTCACGAGACTTTGCCTAACAGTATTGTTGAATTGAAATGAAACTTTTTCACCCACTGATGCTCTTCACATGACTCCTTTCCATGTGTTTTAATTGACATTTGTCTCATTCTGTAATGGGGTCAATTCTAAACGACTAACTATAAAATTAGTACTTTGTATCTCAATTTATGGATAAACATTCTTCATTCAATGGAATGATCTACAAGTTGGTATTTCATCTTAATCGTATGcaaaatgaaaatatagttaataattgactttagaaattttaatgttaacatgttaagttatattatttatatactattatattaaaaataaaataacataaatattctTTTACTCATTCCATTGTAACAAATCATTTCTCTCGAATTCACCAATCTTCGTCCCGTTGAAAAAAcctattattttctttctttgtcaattatctcaaatcaattttcaaatataagttGAAATTCTAAAACCAATTTCCACCTGATCATGGTCTGGTTTGCTTGCTTAGCCGTGCCAACCAGGGAAGCTAAGCTAGTGACAATGACAACCAAGCTCAACAAGAAGACTCCCTTGCCGGCACTGCTTCCATCAAGCTGGAAATGCTAACTCTGCTCTTACCAGCTTATCCTTTGTCTTAGCTCTTCTAATCACGTTGTTGTCTCTGCTTTCGCTGCCAACCATGGTCTCCACATGGTTCACGCTTATTTTCATgtccaaacaaataaatatcattGAATCTTATATCGCTGTAAActtaaacaataattatttgaaattataatgtaaatacaagataattactaataaaaattagacgatataataacaattatttataatatttaaaactttcatcaaagttaatttttcttttccttaaacATAACttattataacatttaaaattgtaattaaaaacttaaaaaacccTCTTCTttcagctaatattttttttataatgacaattaTGAATGTCAAAATatccaaataaattatttaattaataattgtgACTTTTATGAAagcaataattttctttttcaataatagTCTTTTCCATCgcttttttattgttgataaaaACTGTAAACctataattaacatatatatatatatccacttgatttaaaatttatcttttcattgtaaataataaaattacataatgacaaaACACATGCACGAGAGATAAGATTCCTCGATAACATGTACCTAACTAGTTAATTAGAAATCACAAGCTCATTTCTTTCCTTGAAGCATTCATGAAAACATTCATGACGTAAGGAAGACTTAATGCAATCTCTAAGTAGTCACGGGGGTTATTCTACCATTGTCCTCTACCAAATCCAAATATAAGTCCTGAAAAGTAAGAAATTAAGGTCACAGAATATAAACTATTCATTAGTGTGTTTCCAAACAAGTGGcacatttaaaaataacaatctcatatcatcaaaatatttagaaaatatagaTCAACACATAGCTGAATATATTTGAAGGAAATTACCCTTAGAAGCCAAACAAAAATTGGGGAGAACTGCCCAAGTTCAGAAGCCATAGTCCTTCCTCCTGTGGCTCTCACACGTACATGCTTTGTCATTTGAGTGACCAAAGAAATACAATCAAGGGCAGCTTCATCGATTCCACCCATCTGTACATAAGAAAGACAATTAAACGACTATTGTTGCACAAGTCCATGGAAAGAAAACCCCACAAAAAAAGGTAGTAAGTTAGAAAAATGCATTGAGTCACATGACAACATGAATCTATTTAGAAGAATAAAGGAATTTGCATACGTGGCCCTAAAATGATTGTAAATGAACATGCTAGATAAAAGGACAGCTAAGGAAAATATCTGAGTGTTGTATGTCACCTGTAAATGAGTAAAAACCAGATTTCAGATGattagaaaaagacaaaaaagtaaCCATCAGAACAGTCATATAATATTCttactaataaataatttcaaagaGAAGCTATAAAAATGGTGCAAGACCAAATCATGCAGCCTCCAACTATATCTTACGGGCTGTGAAGCGCTGATTTGGAAAATTACTGTCATTGTAATAGAGAGTGAAATCAAACTGTTTGATCATAAGCATCAATACCTTCACTATCTAATAGTAAAACATTGTACTTAGTTCCATCAAGCGCACTTCTCTACAAAGGTGAACTTCACAACCATAGTCCTTTCGTACATGGGCTGTAGGTTGATGCTACTTGAAATCCACCACTCCTCCCAAGGAGCTGCAACATGGTgaactctaatttaaaatactatCCATGTAAAAAGAATGTTTTATGGTACTATGATAAGGTTAAAGTAGCAAACATGAATCAAAATGATACTACCCCGAAGCAAAATCTAATATCATTAGAGTTAAATATTTCAGATACAAATGTAGGTATAAACTGGAGCTCCATATGTCTTTCCTACCCAATTATATTTGATGCTAAAGGAGAATGGCATCACATTCTTGTACAGTGCTTTCTGACATACAAGCATTAGATAAGAAAGAATGAGAGGccatattaagaataaaattggaAGAGCATCTAACAACCAAGGGTATTGGAAGCAATTACCTCAAACCAGACATGAGCAATATGTTCAACCTGTGAACATCACAAGGGCCAACGACCTACAGCAAAGAATATCTTTAGAAGGAAAGAGCTATCTTCATTCAAGTAAGCAAACATGTAATACCAGCCTAGGCAGCCCTTTTTCTATTAGaaacaatattttcaacatgCTTTCTGCTATTTGATTGTATGGTTTTGAATATATAGAAAGTTTAGCTATCCAGTGCACAAGCACTCTATAAAAAGCCAAAACATTTTAATCAGTTTAAGAAAAGCACAAAAATGAGAACCAACTAAACCTACCATGATCATATTGGACACCAGGCAAAAAAAGTTGTTCTGTACTCAATTTACATATGAACGTTTTCCAGTTTAATTTAGATTTGCAGCACCGTTTTAACAGAGCCAACTCACCATAATCGTTGAGATATTAGCGTTTACATAAGAAGTTTAAGCCTTGAACCTCAATGCGTCTTAGTTTATGCCACTCATAACCGGAAAATCACAAAGCTATCTATAGAAGTTAATGACCTCACAGACCAAACACAAAAAGCAAACCATATCCCAACAATTTCACTTGCAACTAAAAGCAACAAAAGAAACACCTAATAATAGCATAAAGGTTGCACCTTGGTGAAATTTTAGCTAAAATCAACACATTCCAAAAATACAAACCCCTTTCACAACTTCACATACGGATATGTTCACTTCAAAGTAACCAACAAAAATTCACCACGAAATTATTTTCGCAAACTCGAGGCCATCCAAGAAAATGTAGCCAAAATTGCCACTTTTTTTGCTTCCTAAAGCAACAAAATCACTTCAAAACCCTAATTACACCACTCCTAATCCCGAAAACCCTAGACTCCACAATTTCACGCATAAAactatcaaaagaaaaaaaatgaaaacaatttcattaaattaacGATAAGAAACACAAGTTCACCAGATTCAAGATAAAGTTGTTACCCTGGCGAGCGCGACCGCGCAGACAGAAATTACACCAATGGGCTCATTGATGAGCTGGATCGCCGCGACTGCCCAGGATCCATCCGGAATTTTCCTTTCTCATCGTAGTACACAAATCGGATCGGCCTCGCCGGACCGATAACCGAAGACAAAATAGACGGAAACTGTGAAGGTGACGGCGATGAATTAGATTGTGATGAGTCACTGGAGTCTCTTCTTCTTTCGAAtaatctttgtttttgttttggttttggtttagAGAGTCAGCCAGTCAGGAAGTGAGCAGGTTTTAAAATTGGGGAGGGAAAGTGTGAGGTCAAGCGACTCAAGCCATCCAGGTCAAGATTGGTTTCGGCGTTTATAAAATAGTGTTAAAGGGAGAAACCAAATTACAACTTTGGACAAGAATTTTGTGGTATAAAAGTCAATGAGtgagggtattttagtcattgtATCGAGGGCAGACTCCCTTAGAGCTTGGTAACAGAACTTACTAATTTCGTTTTCCAAACTAAACAATGAAAATTACCTAAAtatccttttatattttaagctgaccaaaaacaatgaatgaaagTACCGTTAGATTCGAAATGAGTATTGTTTAAACAAGCCCAAACATTACCATGAGATAACAAGTCCTAATTTAAATACGAATGAAAAAAACCCCAAACTCGAATAGGAATAAATAAACTCTAAAACGATGTTGTACAACTGAGTCTTGAAACAAATTAGAACGATCCTAAGCCAAAACACACAAACACAAGCTAAGTGCAAGTCAATCacaaatactaaaattatagaGCGAGTTGAACATAAACACATATTCAATGAGCTCGACAACCTGAGTCTCTACTCAGTGAAAatgagtataattttattagagttTAGCTCAGTTCGGTTTGTATTTAACCTTAAATGAAAGGTGGAAATgtgttgtttttaaaattggacgGTAGAAAgtgtaatttaaataaaaaagggatGGGCCATAGTGTATTTACcatttaatttataagaaaactgATAGTGTATGTTCCATAAATAGCTCACCATGAAacgtaattttaaattttaaaattaaatgagagTAGAAACGAAAATATACGTTAAGATAGAATAGAATCTAATATATGTGTCGTTGTCTTGTCacatttagaatattttttgataaataaatcaGTTTGAGATGTAGAAAGTATCGGATAAATAAGGGACTATATATAAAAGGAGTCTCTGGGAAATATCATTTTCCTAGAGTCTTGGATGCACAAGAATTCTGATCTATGTGTTGGCACCTCATCtctcttttcaaaatttgttttgccTTCTGAAATCCGAATCCTGAtagattgataaaataatttatttcaatattggTGAGGTTGGTGTTGtgttctctctttctttctttcttaatttgCATAAGTAAATCTCCATTGAAACAACCATGAGAAGCCCCCCAAAAGAGCTTGCAGATGGTGGTTCAAGGGATTTCATCTCGAATTCATATTTAAGCTCTTGGACTCTTCCAAAAATGGTGATCAGCTTCATCATCGTAATCTCTCTTCCCTACTTCTTTTATTCATTAAGGTTGTTATACTCTTCAAATCCACCAAAACAACAAACAGTAATTCACGACATCCAACAATCTCAATCTCAACCTCAACCTCAGCCTCAGCCTCAATCTCTTCCTCGGCTTCCAAGCAATTCCTTACCAAGGCAAGTATCATCAACTCGGAAACTCGAGACGTCCCCGGCGGAGAGAACAAGCCTCAAGCATATAGTTTTCGGCATTGGAGCCTCGTCGTTCACATGGGAACGAAGAAAAAATTACCTCAAGTTATGGTGGAGACCGAAACAGATGCGAGGCCATGTTTGGTTGAACAAGCCTGTCAGATACACTGCTGAGGATCGTAAATCTTTACCACCATTAAAGATCTCTAGCGACACATCGAAATTCGATTACAAACACCCATGGGGTACGCGGGACGCCATTAGAATGTCGAGAATTGTCTCAGAATCGCTGAGGTTAGGCATGAAGGACGTAAGGTGGTTCGTAATGGGTGACGATGATACAGTTTTTATTGCAGATAATTTGGTTAGGGTTCTATCCAAGTATGATCATAATCAGTTTTATTATATAGGGAGTCCATCAGAGACCCATGttcagaatttaaatttttattatggcaTGGCATTTGGTGGTGGTGGATTTGCCATAAGTTATCCATTAGCCAAAGCTCTGGAGAAAATGCAAGATCGTTGCTTACATAAATATTCGTTTTTATATGGCTCTGATGCAAGGGTCCATGCTTGTTTGTCTGAGATTGGTGTTCCTCTCACCAGAGAACAAGGATTTCATCAGGTTAGTTTTTCCTTTCTGGGTTCTTcagtttcatttaatttacaaaatctATTTCAGTTTGGATAAATTATAATCTCTGATAAGATTCACATTCAAATTATTCACAATATTTAAATCTAGGTAAtcaaaatcacaaattcaaaacTTGCCATGCCATGTCACCATATCTGGTCATGGTACTTTGTCCTAAATTAGACAAGCTTACAATAAATAACACTCATTTCCGCCGTTAAAGGTCTGCCACAATTGCAAATGAGCCAATCCTTGTCCTaactgaataataaaaaaatttaattttttcattttttggttgaataatACCAAGTAGTTTGATCTGCACGGCAACATTTTCGGCTACTTGGCGGCTCATCCGATTGCACCTGTAGTGTCTTTCCACCACTTAGATTTGATCGAGCCTATCTTCCCGGACATGGACCGAGTCGATGCTATAAGGCGCTTAATGGTATCAATGAAATTAGACTCAGCAGCCCTGATTCAACAATCGTTTTGCTATGACAAAAAGCGGACCTGGACCGTGTCAGTATCCTGGGGCTATGCT
This sequence is a window from Mangifera indica cultivar Alphonso chromosome 5, CATAS_Mindica_2.1, whole genome shotgun sequence. Protein-coding genes within it:
- the LOC123217150 gene encoding uncharacterized protein LOC123217150; translation: MRSPPKELADGGSRDFISNSYLSSWTLPKMVISFIIVISLPYFFYSLRLLYSSNPPKQQTVIHDIQQSQSQPQPQPQPQSLPRLPSNSLPRQVSSTRKLETSPAERTSLKHIVFGIGASSFTWERRKNYLKLWWRPKQMRGHVWLNKPVRYTAEDRKSLPPLKISSDTSKFDYKHPWGTRDAIRMSRIVSESLRLGMKDVRWFVMGDDDTVFIADNLVRVLSKYDHNQFYYIGSPSETHVQNLNFYYGMAFGGGGFAISYPLAKALEKMQDRCLHKYSFLYGSDARVHACLSEIGVPLTREQGFHQFDLHGNIFGYLAAHPIAPVVSFHHLDLIEPIFPDMDRVDAIRRLMVSMKLDSAALIQQSFCYDKKRTWTVSVSWGYAVQIIRGIIPASEIETPEKTFMDWNSRGDASAFAFKVRPLSINPCQNPFVYFLSNALYNASTNQTATEYTRYWVPTPPCAWKIPNPSKIHRVQLFKKPDPHLWDKSPRRNCCRILPKKRKRTLRIDVGECREDESVDVG
- the LOC123215228 gene encoding probable polygalacturonase, producing MEFSWISFKRAQAMKILHLLVVVALLSPIGGEGRKVKVLDSFEYSAISCRAHSASITDFGGVGDGKTSNTKAFHDAIDQLSRYASDGGAQLYVPAGKWLTGSFNVISHFTLYLHRDAVILGSQDMTEWPVLKPLPSYGRGRDAPAGRFMSLIFGTNLTDIIITGDNGTIDGQGAFWWQQFHKSKLKYTRPYLIELMFSDNIQISNLVLLNSPSWNVHPVYSRDILIQGITIIAPITSPNTDGINPDSCTNTRIEDCYIVSGDDCVAVKSGWDEYGIAFGMPTKQLIIRRLTCISPYSATIALGSEMSGGIQDVRAEDITAIHTESGVRIKTAIGRGAYVKDIYVRGMKLHTMKWVFWMTGNYGSHADNHYDPNALPVIQGINYRDVVAENVSMAARLEGISGDPFTGICIANTTIGMAAKAKKVPWTCTDVAGITSGVTPRPCDLLPDQGPEKITACDFPAEKLPIDLVELKQCTYGMKYL